One Bombus pascuorum chromosome 4, iyBomPasc1.1, whole genome shotgun sequence DNA segment encodes these proteins:
- the LOC132906468 gene encoding lipid storage droplets surface-binding protein 2-like isoform X1: MEAESSKHICKIQAVNRARKIPSVNYLWDKSTAVYGRVKDTNVFVHWAFNTMENIVNTMVEKSLPVAKLIEKPICTLDKTLCQGIDYVEVKLPIIKEEPKQIINRTKSLVSERLRPAVKTFTNLKKGTKHRVKVIKLHTYYKVHYLRMYSWQQADRVMSTETGISILKTVDSTTDFVELILDKYLPIPSDDFHNNETEKLCNEDAKLHHTVGRLSEFSSRTSKRIYFALMELQHIYRMEIRLLISDIICILLLFKYILHGV; this comes from the exons atgGAAGCTGAATCATCAAAACacatatgtaaaatacaaGCTGTTAATCGCGCCCGTAAAATACCaagtgtaaattatttatgggATAAATCTACAGCAGTATATGGTCGTGTTAAAGATACAAATGTATTTGTACATTGGGCATTTAACACTATGGAGAACATAGTTAATACCATGGTTGAAAAGTCATTGCCAGTTgctaaattaatagaaaagcCTATTTGTACACTTGATAAGACATTATGTCAAGGAATTGATTATGTAGAAGTAAAATTACCcataataaaagaagaacCAAAGCAg ataataaacCGGACTAAGTCTCTTGTATCAGAGCGTCTTAGACCAGCTGTTAAAACATTCACAAATTTAAAGAAGGGAACCAAGCATAGAGTTAAAGTTATAAAGTTACACACTTATTACAAAGTTCATTATTTAAGAATGTATAGTTGGCAGCAGGCAGATAGAGTTATGTCAACTGAAACAGGaattagtattttaaaaactgtTGACAGTACCACTGATTTCGTTGAATTAATATTGGATAAATACTTACCTATTCCTTCTGATGATTTTCACAATAATGAAACTG AAAAGTTATGCAATGAAGATGCCAAACTTCATCACACTGTTGGGAGATTAAGTGAATTTAGTTCTCGTACTTCAAAACGTATTTACTTTGCTTTAATGGAATTGCAACATATTTATAGAATGGAAATTCGTTTGTTGATATCAGATATCATATGTATACTcttattattcaaatacataCTGCATGgtgtgtaa
- the LOC132906468 gene encoding lipid storage droplets surface-binding protein 2-like isoform X2: MENIVNTMVEKSLPVAKLIEKPICTLDKTLCQGIDYVEVKLPIIKEEPKQIINRTKSLVSERLRPAVKTFTNLKKGTKHRVKVIKLHTYYKVHYLRMYSWQQADRVMSTETGISILKTVDSTTDFVELILDKYLPIPSDDFHNNETEKLCNEDAKLHHTVGRLSEFSSRTSKRIYFALMELQHIYRMEIRLLISDIICILLLFKYILHGV; the protein is encoded by the exons ATGGAGAACATAGTTAATACCATGGTTGAAAAGTCATTGCCAGTTgctaaattaatagaaaagcCTATTTGTACACTTGATAAGACATTATGTCAAGGAATTGATTATGTAGAAGTAAAATTACCcataataaaagaagaacCAAAGCAg ataataaacCGGACTAAGTCTCTTGTATCAGAGCGTCTTAGACCAGCTGTTAAAACATTCACAAATTTAAAGAAGGGAACCAAGCATAGAGTTAAAGTTATAAAGTTACACACTTATTACAAAGTTCATTATTTAAGAATGTATAGTTGGCAGCAGGCAGATAGAGTTATGTCAACTGAAACAGGaattagtattttaaaaactgtTGACAGTACCACTGATTTCGTTGAATTAATATTGGATAAATACTTACCTATTCCTTCTGATGATTTTCACAATAATGAAACTG AAAAGTTATGCAATGAAGATGCCAAACTTCATCACACTGTTGGGAGATTAAGTGAATTTAGTTCTCGTACTTCAAAACGTATTTACTTTGCTTTAATGGAATTGCAACATATTTATAGAATGGAAATTCGTTTGTTGATATCAGATATCATATGTATACTcttattattcaaatacataCTGCATGgtgtgtaa
- the LOC132906470 gene encoding glutathione S-transferase theta-1-like, whose amino-acid sequence MSLKLYYDLLSQPSRALYIFLKVCDIPFEGKFVNLAKGEHLNPEYQRIHPFQKVPAIEHNGFNMIESVAILRYLCKEFKVANHWYPQDLKLQLKVDEYLEWQHLNTRLNCASYFFMKYMKPLLTGKSMKPESLMQYEKRMMQTLDDLENFWLKDKNFLTGSEISIADILGSCEIEQVRIVGYDPKENRPHLAAWMKRVADKTSPYYQEAHVLLNKLTSKVEQEGLKSKF is encoded by the exons atgagtCTCAAATtgtattatgatttattatcaCAGCCAAGTAGAGctctctatatatttttaaaagtttgcGATATACCATTTGAAgggaaatttgtaaatttagcGAAAGGTGAACATCTTAATCCAGAGTATCAAAGGATCCATCCTTTTCAAAAAGTACCGGCTATTGAACACAATGGTTTTAACATGATAGAAAG TGTTGCAATTTTGAGATATCTCTGCAAAGAATTTAAGGTAGCTAATCATTGGTACCCTCAAGACTTAAAACTTCAACTTAAAGTTGATGAATATCTTGAATGGCAGCATCTTAATACAAGACTAAATTGTGCTTCATACTTTTTTATGAAG tACATGAAACCATTATTAACTGGAAAATCAATGAAGCCAGAAAGTCTAATGCAATATGAAAAACGCATGATGCAAACACTTGATGATCTAGAAAATTTCTGGTTAAAAGACAAAAACTTCTTAACTGGTTCTGAAATCAGCATTGCTGATATTCTAGGGTCATGTGAAATAGAACAAGTTC GAATAGTTGGGTATGATCCAAAAGAGAATAGGCCTCATTTAGCTGCATGGATGAAAAGAGTTGCAGATAAAACAAGTCCTTATTATCAGGAAGCTCATGTACTTTTAAATAAGCTTACAAGTAAGGTAGAACAAGAGGGATTAAAAAGCAAGTTTTAA
- the LOC132906482 gene encoding lipid storage droplets surface-binding protein 2-like isoform X2 gives MNYTRNLMKKKMADNKAINGTPQLEVINRVKSIPVVHSAIEKTGSTYSYLKDSHHLINWALTQAEAGLNYATATAAPLTVPLAKKFEGHITAVDQKLCEGLNVVEQKVPIVKQPPQQIYDAAKAVMSSSLQPTIDKLHAAKESAAQHAYTFKEISINKANELLNNSYGTMAVQGVDNTSVLINGLLDRYFPPVEGEENTPAPISADENKVLHTVQTIGQLSSKTANRVYHSVVAQLKTVKKEDVASYMSSVISILHLTHFLSLTDKEDESNRANEKNKEKK, from the exons ATGAATTATACGCGTAATCTTATGAAAA AAAAAATGGCAGACAATAAAGCAATTAATGGTACACCTCAGCTGGAAGTAATTAATCGTGTAAAAAGCATTCCTGTTGTTCATTCGGCGATAGAGAAAACTGGATCTACATATTCTTACTTGAAAGATTCGCATCATTTAATAAATTGGGCACTGACACAAGCTGAAGCTGGACTTAATTATGCAACTGCAACGGCTGCTCCTCTTACTGTACCCTTGGCAAAAAAATTTGAAGGACACATTACTGCTGTTGACCAAAAATTGTGCGAAGGTCTGAACGTGGTCGAGCAGAAAGTACCGATCGTGAAACAACCACCTCAGCAA ATTTACGATGCTGCCAAAGCTGTAATGAGTAGTTCCTTGCAACCAACAATCGACAAATTGCACGCTGCAAAAGAGTCAGCGGCTCAACATGCATATACATTCAAAGAAATTAGTATAAACAAAGCTAATGAGTTATTGAATAATTCATATGGTACTATGGCAGTGCAAGGTGTTGATAATACGAGCGTTCTCATTAACGGATTATTAGATCGTTATTTCCCTCCAGttgaaggagaagaaaacaCACCTg cTCCTATATCTGCTGATGAGAACAAAGTTCTGCATACAGTACAAACTATTGGTCAATTATCCTCGAAAACTGCCAATCGAGTATATCATTCGGTTGTAGCACAATTAAAAACAGTGAAGAAAGAAGATGTAGCGTCATATATGTCGAGCGTAATATCTATTCTTCATCTAACGCATTTTTTAAGCTTAACTGATAAAGAAGATGAAAGTAACAgagcaaatgaaaaaaataaggaaaagaaataG
- the LOC132906467 gene encoding protein rogdi isoform X2, with product MSIQMEFEWVLHEEVHSSLSQLRNILMECAQRFPLALFGNDQHNKTDRFVFAAPHDQVKCVAVLTGDSITNAEVNFKVQRQQNINMRTSIQTEHPWKLQQIQDAANHLQQAIAHIDNVDRHYPFKTSDEVMHVLGNILGCLQRSRTSLIVPRKKTIDDLIKSRNMKSLNPNLPENLAISFYIQSYKLVLAIYQLENAHGSVKYETQQAECSVPWLNDALVLLTIALQLCQRLKDKICVFSQYKDFTVGSHVTSTMGW from the exons ATGAGTATa caaATGGAGTTTGAATGGGTGCTTCATGAAGAAGTACATTCTTCACTATCACAGctaaggaatattttaatg GAATGTGCACAAAGATTTCCATTAGCATTATTTGGTAACGATCAACATAATAAAACAGATAGGTTTGTATTTGCTGCACCACATGACCAAGTGAAATGTGTTGCTGTTTTAACTGGTGACAGTATTACAAATGCA gaagttaattttaaagtacagcgtcaacaaaatattaatatgagAACAAGTATACAAACTGAACATCCTTGGAAGTTACAACAAATACAAGATGCTGCTAATCATTTACAACAAGCTATTGCTCACATAGATAATGTTGATCGTCATTATCCATTTAAGACATCCGATGAAGTTATGCATGTATTAGGGAACATACTTGGTTGTCTCCAACGGAGTCGTACAAGTTTAATTGTTCCTAGAAAAAAAACTATTGATGATCTCATTAAAAGCCGTAATATG AAGTCATTAAATCCTAATCTTCCAGAAAATTTGGCAATTAGTTTTTATATTcaaagttataaactagttTTAGCAATATACCAATTAGAAAATGCACATGGTAGTGTTAAGTATGAAACACAACAAGCAGAATGTAGTGTTCCATGGTTAAATGATGCTTTAGTACTACTTACTATTGCATTACAGCTTTGCCAACGACTAAAAGACAAG aTCTGTGTTTTTTCTCAATACAAAGATTTTACAGTTGGTTCTCACGTTACTTCTACAATGGGctggtaa
- the LOC132906456 gene encoding sialin yields the protein MEVLDPSVSRDDQPLCINDFLEKVTVPDIPPDTKSCIKARHTLGFLGFLGFALVYAMRVNLSVAIVSMVNQTAVPHNDDNNTTDVCPKEKPINGTFIPSAGEFDWDEKTQGVILGAFFIGYVATNVPGGRMAEKFGGKLIYGLGVFLTAVLTVITPFAAYIGLIPFLAVRVAEGFTEGVTFPAMHSMLAHWVPPLERSKFAAIVYAGANFGTVISLPVSGWLCSLELWGGWPLAFYLFGGLGIVWYAFWTIFVFDTPAQHKKIDPLERAYIEASVEKKDEDNDSGVPWLSVFTSLPMWAIAITQCGQSWSFYTLLTELPTYMDKILHFDVQQDAFLSALPYLSSWLVGLGISSFADALLARQLISPLASFKLWNTVASLGPSLSFIGAIWAGCDRMMVMMMLAGLGSLQGAIYAGNQMNHIALAPRYAGTLYGLTNAAANGCGFLAPYFIGNIVQGHETLARWHTVFWLAAGINMVTNCFYLIFASASEQPWSKGSS from the exons ATGGAAGTATTGGATCCTAGTGTCTCAAGAGACGACCAGCCTTTGTGCATCAATGATTTTTTGGAAAAAg ttACTGTACCAGACATACCCCCTGATACAAAATCATGCATAAAAGCAAGGCATACATTAGGCTTTTTAGGATTTCTAGGATTTGCACTAGTGTATGCCATGAGAGTAAATTTATCTGTGGCTATTGTTTCAATGGTTAATCAAACAGCAGTACCACataatgatgataataataccACAGATGTTTGTCCTAAGGAAAAACCAATTAATGGAACATTCATACCA AGTGCAGGAGAATTTGATTGGGATGAGAAGACACAAGGTGTTATATTGGGAGCTTTTTTCATCGGTTATGTTGCTACAAATGTCCCAGGTGGAAGAATGGCAGAGAAATTTGGTGGAAAGCTAATATATGGATTGGGAGTATTTTTAACTGCTGTACTGACTGTAATTACTCCTTTTGCAGCATATATAGGATTGATACCATTCTTAGCTGTACGAGTAGCAGAAGGATTTACAGAA gGTGTTACATTCCCTGCAATGCATAGCATGTTAGCGCATTGGGTACCCCCTTTAGAAAGAAGCAAATTTGCTGCTATAGTATATGCAG GTGCAAATTTTGGAACTGTAATATCATTACCAGTCAGTGGGTGGCTCTGTTCATTAGAACTTTGGGGTGGATGGCCCcttgcattttatttatttggagGGCTTGGTATCGTGTGGTATGCATTTTGgacaatttttgtatttgataCACCTGCACAACATAAAAAGATTGATCCTCTTGAAAGAGCATACATTGAAGCTAGTGTGGAAAAGAAGGATGAg GATAATGATTCAGGAGTTCCTTGGTTATCAGTATTTACATCATTACCCATGTGGGCTATAGCTATCACTCAGTGTGGACAGTCATGGTCATTTTATACGCTTTTAACAGAATTACCAACGTATATggataaaattttgcattttgatGTACAACAGGACGCATTCCTTTCAGCACTGCCTTATTTAAGTTCTTGGTTAGTCGGACTCGGTATTTCAAGTTTCGCAGACGCCCTCCTTGCCCGTCAGCTTATATCTCCTTTAGCATCATTCAAGTTATGGAATACAGTGGCTTCATTAGGACCCAGTCTCAGTTTCATTGGCGCTATCTGGGCTGGATGTGATCGTATGATGGTTATGATGATGCTCGCTGGATTAGGATCTCTACAAGGTGCAATTTATGCAGGGAATCAAATGAATCATATTGCTCTAGCACCACGATATGCGGGAACTCTTTATGGACTTACAAATGCTGCAGCTAATGGTTGCGGATTTTTAGCTCcatattttattggaaatatagTCCAAGGACAT GAAACACTGGCTCGTTGGCATACAGTATTCTGGTTAGCAGCAGGAATAAATATGGTGACCAATTgtttttacttaatttttgCATCTGCCTCAGAACAACCATGGAGTAAAGGTAGCAGTTGA
- the LOC132906467 gene encoding protein rogdi isoform X1 yields the protein MADCEKEEAHNLQMEFEWVLHEEVHSSLSQLRNILMECAQRFPLALFGNDQHNKTDRFVFAAPHDQVKCVAVLTGDSITNAEVNFKVQRQQNINMRTSIQTEHPWKLQQIQDAANHLQQAIAHIDNVDRHYPFKTSDEVMHVLGNILGCLQRSRTSLIVPRKKTIDDLIKSRNMKSLNPNLPENLAISFYIQSYKLVLAIYQLENAHGSVKYETQQAECSVPWLNDALVLLTIALQLCQRLKDKICVFSQYKDFTVGSHVTSTMGW from the exons ATGGCCGACTGCGAGAAGGAGGAGGCTCACAATCTC caaATGGAGTTTGAATGGGTGCTTCATGAAGAAGTACATTCTTCACTATCACAGctaaggaatattttaatg GAATGTGCACAAAGATTTCCATTAGCATTATTTGGTAACGATCAACATAATAAAACAGATAGGTTTGTATTTGCTGCACCACATGACCAAGTGAAATGTGTTGCTGTTTTAACTGGTGACAGTATTACAAATGCA gaagttaattttaaagtacagcgtcaacaaaatattaatatgagAACAAGTATACAAACTGAACATCCTTGGAAGTTACAACAAATACAAGATGCTGCTAATCATTTACAACAAGCTATTGCTCACATAGATAATGTTGATCGTCATTATCCATTTAAGACATCCGATGAAGTTATGCATGTATTAGGGAACATACTTGGTTGTCTCCAACGGAGTCGTACAAGTTTAATTGTTCCTAGAAAAAAAACTATTGATGATCTCATTAAAAGCCGTAATATG AAGTCATTAAATCCTAATCTTCCAGAAAATTTGGCAATTAGTTTTTATATTcaaagttataaactagttTTAGCAATATACCAATTAGAAAATGCACATGGTAGTGTTAAGTATGAAACACAACAAGCAGAATGTAGTGTTCCATGGTTAAATGATGCTTTAGTACTACTTACTATTGCATTACAGCTTTGCCAACGACTAAAAGACAAG aTCTGTGTTTTTTCTCAATACAAAGATTTTACAGTTGGTTCTCACGTTACTTCTACAATGGGctggtaa
- the LOC132906466 gene encoding lipid storage droplets surface-binding protein 2-like isoform X1, producing MATEVMQLPHIEVFHRVMELPVVESAISKSTATYLRVKDCHQLVHWALTTAETSLSNATKQAVPIAVPIAKKLENPIHFVDHTLCRGLDKIEEKVPMVKEKPEQILENAYTLARQTVQPAVMSISLVNELIISQALSFRDISWSKANQILETQYGSAAVRGLDSTADVVNKLIDKYFPATGDEQSKEINANEEDKLLHTLQTVGHLSNKAARRMYSNIIFHLGTINADNLKAYIKSLVQFLLLTNRHAINSKIQTHETNSKTTSNAETKKQN from the exons ATGGCTACTGAAGTCATGCAGCTACCGCATATCGAAGTGTTTCATCGAGTAATGGAACTTCCAGTAGTCGAAAGTGCGATTTCTAAATCAACAGCGACGTATTTGCGTGTGAAAGATTGTCATCAGCTAGTGCACTGGGCACTAACCACTGCGGAAACTTCTTTAAGTAATGCAACGAAGCAAGCGGTACCTATTGCTGTTCCTATCGCCAAGAAACTCGAGAACCCTATACACTTTGTTGACCACACGTTATGTCGTGGTCtcgataaaattgaagaaaaagttCCGATGGTTAAAGAGAAACCTGAGCAG ATTCTAGAAAATGcctatacgttagcacgacaAACTGTTCAACCAGCTGTAATGAGCATTTCGCTTGTCAACGAATTAATAATCTCGCAAGCCTTGAGTTTCAGAGACATAAGTTGGAGTAAGGCGAATCAGATTTTAGAAACGCAGTATGGTAGCGCAGCTGTTCGAGGTTTAGACAGCACAGCTGACgttgttaataaattaatcgataaatattttcctgCGACGGGGGACGAGCAGTCAAAAG AGATAAACGCGAACGAAGAAGATAAGCTTCTTCATACCTTACAAACGGTTGGGCATTTATCTAATAAAGCTGCTCGTCGCATGTAttcgaatataatatttcacttaGGCACTATTAACGCTGATAATTTAAAAGCTTATATCAAATCCTTGGTTCAGTTTCTGCTATTAACGAACCGTCATGCTATAAACAGCAAAATACAGACCCATGAGACTAATTCGAAAACTACATCGAACGCagagacaaagaaacaaaattga
- the LOC132906466 gene encoding lipid storage droplets surface-binding protein 2-like isoform X2 yields MATEVMQLPHIEVFHRVMELPVVESAISKSTATYLRVKDCHQLVHWALTTAETSLSNATKQAVPIAVPIAKKLENPIHFVDHTLCRGLDKIEEKVPMVKEKPEQILENAYTLARQTVQPAVMSISLVNELIISQALSFRDISWSKANQILETQYGSAAVRGLDSTADVVNKLIDKYFPATGDEQSKD; encoded by the exons ATGGCTACTGAAGTCATGCAGCTACCGCATATCGAAGTGTTTCATCGAGTAATGGAACTTCCAGTAGTCGAAAGTGCGATTTCTAAATCAACAGCGACGTATTTGCGTGTGAAAGATTGTCATCAGCTAGTGCACTGGGCACTAACCACTGCGGAAACTTCTTTAAGTAATGCAACGAAGCAAGCGGTACCTATTGCTGTTCCTATCGCCAAGAAACTCGAGAACCCTATACACTTTGTTGACCACACGTTATGTCGTGGTCtcgataaaattgaagaaaaagttCCGATGGTTAAAGAGAAACCTGAGCAG ATTCTAGAAAATGcctatacgttagcacgacaAACTGTTCAACCAGCTGTAATGAGCATTTCGCTTGTCAACGAATTAATAATCTCGCAAGCCTTGAGTTTCAGAGACATAAGTTGGAGTAAGGCGAATCAGATTTTAGAAACGCAGTATGGTAGCGCAGCTGTTCGAGGTTTAGACAGCACAGCTGACgttgttaataaattaatcgataaatattttcctgCGACGGGGGACGAGCAGTCAAAAG ATTAA
- the LOC132906482 gene encoding lipid storage droplets surface-binding protein 2-like isoform X1, whose product MADNKAINGTPQLEVINRVKSIPVVHSAIEKTGSTYSYLKDSHHLINWALTQAEAGLNYATATAAPLTVPLAKKFEGHITAVDQKLCEGLNVVEQKVPIVKQPPQQIYDAAKAVMSSSLQPTIDKLHAAKESAAQHAYTFKEISINKANELLNNSYGTMAVQGVDNTSVLINGLLDRYFPPVEGEENTPAPISADENKVLHTVQTIGQLSSKTANRVYHSVVAQLKTVKKEDVASYMSSVISILHLTHFLSLTDKEDESNRANEKNKEKK is encoded by the exons ATGGCAGACAATAAAGCAATTAATGGTACACCTCAGCTGGAAGTAATTAATCGTGTAAAAAGCATTCCTGTTGTTCATTCGGCGATAGAGAAAACTGGATCTACATATTCTTACTTGAAAGATTCGCATCATTTAATAAATTGGGCACTGACACAAGCTGAAGCTGGACTTAATTATGCAACTGCAACGGCTGCTCCTCTTACTGTACCCTTGGCAAAAAAATTTGAAGGACACATTACTGCTGTTGACCAAAAATTGTGCGAAGGTCTGAACGTGGTCGAGCAGAAAGTACCGATCGTGAAACAACCACCTCAGCAA ATTTACGATGCTGCCAAAGCTGTAATGAGTAGTTCCTTGCAACCAACAATCGACAAATTGCACGCTGCAAAAGAGTCAGCGGCTCAACATGCATATACATTCAAAGAAATTAGTATAAACAAAGCTAATGAGTTATTGAATAATTCATATGGTACTATGGCAGTGCAAGGTGTTGATAATACGAGCGTTCTCATTAACGGATTATTAGATCGTTATTTCCCTCCAGttgaaggagaagaaaacaCACCTg cTCCTATATCTGCTGATGAGAACAAAGTTCTGCATACAGTACAAACTATTGGTCAATTATCCTCGAAAACTGCCAATCGAGTATATCATTCGGTTGTAGCACAATTAAAAACAGTGAAGAAAGAAGATGTAGCGTCATATATGTCGAGCGTAATATCTATTCTTCATCTAACGCATTTTTTAAGCTTAACTGATAAAGAAGATGAAAGTAACAgagcaaatgaaaaaaataaggaaaagaaataG